A DNA window from Mastacembelus armatus chromosome 11, fMasArm1.2, whole genome shotgun sequence contains the following coding sequences:
- the LOC113126358 gene encoding probable thiopurine S-methyltransferase encodes MLEPQADRIMALGEWEERWNEGQIGFHQPHVHQMLESNLDKVLANRTRVHFFFPLCGKTVDMKWLADMGHSVVGVEVSEEAIKQFFEENNLTFSVEPVPTIPGAKVYKSSEKNISIYQCDLYNFSSSIEGQFGAIWDRGSLVAINPRDREKYASLIISLMAKDCRYLVDTLLYNPELYKGPPFFVPDEQVHNLFGNRCDIELLQSVDALTDKQKAWGLDYFTENVHLITPKSN; translated from the exons ATGCTGGAACCACAGGCGGATCGGATCATGGCACTTGGAGAATGGGAGGAACGTTGGAATGAGGGCCAAATCGGATTCCATCAGCCTCACGTACACCA aaTGCTGGAGAGCAACCTTGATAAAGTTCTCGCTAATCGCACAAGAGTTCActtctttttccctctctgtggGAAAACTGTAGATATGAAGTG GCTAGCAGATATGGGCCATTCAGTGGTTGGAGTGGAGGTTAGTGAAGAAGCTATAAAACAGTTCTTTGAGGAGAATAACTTGACCTTCAGTGTGGAGCCTGTCCCGACCATACCTGGAGCAAAGGTTTACAAG AGCTCAGAGAAAAATATTTCGATATATCAATGTGACCTGTACAACTTCTCCAG CTCCATCGAGGGCCAGTTTGGGGCAATTTGGGACAGAGGATCTCTAGTGGCCATCAACCctagagacagagaaaa GTATGCCTCTCTCATAATTTCTCTCATGGCCAAAGACTGCAGATACCTTGTGGACACTTTACTGTACAATCCTGAATTATATAAAG gTCCTCCATTTTTTGTGCCTGATGAGCAGGTCCACAACCTGTTTG GGAACAGATGTGATATTGAGCTGCTGCAGTCAGTGGATGCcttgacagacaaacagaaagccTGGGGGCTGGACTACTTCACTGAAAATGTACACCTCATCACTCCAAAGAGCAACTGA